In Archocentrus centrarchus isolate MPI-CPG fArcCen1 chromosome 22, fArcCen1, whole genome shotgun sequence, one DNA window encodes the following:
- the yju2 gene encoding splicing factor YJU2, with protein MSERKVLNKYYPPDFDPSKIPKLKLPKDRQYVVRLMAPFNMRCKTCGEYIYKGKKFNARKETVQNETYMGLPIFRFYIKCTRCLAEITFKTDPENTDYAMEHGATRNFQAEKLIEEEEKRIQQEREDEELNNPMKVLENRTKDSKLEMEVLENLQELKELNQRQALVDFEGMIDQYREMEKREREREKEEDEREMKEMLDCALVKRLRDSDSDSEKEEEGSSEQSNKSGSERPTDILTTDKPIEAQGPSTGGAKRAKVESWERSVGTLGGKGALGSLVVRKKPAVTTSKPSSLAGTVAPISQTDSKPETTDSTDASKPVTTQNRSSSLSLLGAYSDSDSNDSE; from the exons ATGTCCGAAAGAAAAGTATTGAAT AAATACTACCCTCCGGATTTTGATCCTTCCAAAATCCCGAAGCTAAAACTCCCCAAAGATCGTCAGTATGTGGTCAGGTTGATGGCTCCGTTTAATATGAG GTGTAAAACATGTGGTGAGTACATCTACAAGGGGAAGAAGTTCAATGCACGCAAAGAAACCGTTCAGAATGAGACGTACATGGGACTACCCATCTTTCGTTTCTACATCAAGTGTACCCGCTGTCTGGCTGAGATTACATTTAAG ACTGACCCAGAGAACACAGATTATGCCATGGAGCACGGCGCAACAAGAAACTTCCAGGCAGAGAAACTcattgaggaggaggagaagagaatTCAGCAGGAGCGGGAAGACGAAGAACTGAACAACCCCATGAAG GTGCTGGAGAACCGCACAAAGGATTCAAAGTTAGAGATGGAGGTTTTGGAGAACCTACAGGAGCTGAAGGAGCTGAATCAGAGACAGGCTCTGGTGGACTTTGAGGGAATGATTGACCAATacagagagatggagaagaGGGAAAGGGAACGAGAAAAAGAGGAGGATGAGCGTGAAATGAA AGAGATGTTGGATTGTGCCCTCGTGAAAAGACTCAGAGACTCTGACTCTGATTcagaaaaggaagaagaggGCAGCAGCGAACAGTCAAACAAGTCCGGCTCAGAGAGACCGACAGATATCCTCACTACTGACAAACCGATTGAGGCACAG GGACCCTCAACTGGAGGAGCAAAGAGGGCCAAGGTGGAGAGCTGGGAGAGGAGTGTTGGGACATTGGGTGGTAAAGGAGCACTAGGTTCCCTGGTCGTGCGAAAGAAACCAGCAGTGACTACGAGCAAACCCAGTTCACTGGCTGGAACTGTTGCTCCTATCTCACAAACGG ATTCAAAGCCAGAGACAACAGACTCCACAGATGCTTCTAAACCCGTCACCACACAAAATAGGTCATCATCTCTCAGCCTGTTGGGGGCGTATTCAGACAGTGACAGCAATGACAGCGAATGA
- the shda gene encoding src homology 2 domain containing transforming protein D, a isoform X1: MAKWLKDYLNFGSRRDPPQPPRPDYSESEILRAYRAQKELDFEDPYQHSDKEHQNGGFGFCNATVSIPSFPAFGSVPNGGEVKVVSPKHRLIKVDSQEFGRCKIPLSPVTVQEEPVVPSAPAASEADADYADPFDAHPHPRAGINREPKSAPADCCSYMEPFEAQRIISELQHSMMANRSGSGDGSQLYDNPYEERTRQHHRAAPPQNIQGGLVEDKESRLPQDDERPADEYDQPWEWKKDNISKALAVQFEGAERERSWAQTEQSRLTKTGATSTTSEATTLRLVGDIPPLLGERVDPSLPLEKQVWYHGALSRAEAESLLTLCKESSYLVRNSQTCRNDFSLSLRSCKGFMHMKFTQSADGCYVLGENSPPFTTIPEVITYYTTHKLPIRGAEHMSLLYPVPVQTL; encoded by the exons ATGGCAAAGTGGCTGAAGGACTACTTGAATTTTGGCAGCAGGCGTGATCCTCCACAACCCCCGAGGCCAGATTACAGTGAGAGTGAGATTTTAAGGGCCTACAGAGCTCAGAAGGAGCTAGATTTTGAGGACCCATACCAACACTCTGATAAGGAGCACCAGAATGGCGGTTTTGGCTTCTGTAATGCTACTGTGAGCATTCCCTCGTTCCCTGCATTTGGTTCAGTGCCTAATGGTGGGGAG GTAAAAGTTGTATCTCCAAAACACAGACTGATTAAAGTAGACTCTCAGGAGTTTGGTCGCTGTAAAATCCCTCTGAGTCCTGTGACTGTTCAAGAGGAACCT GTGGTTCCCTCTGCCCCAGCAGCGTCAGAGGCTGACGCAGATTACGCTGATCCTTTTGATGCACATCCACACCCAAGAGCTGGAATAAACCGGGAGCCCAAATCTGCACCAGCAGATTGCTGTAGTTACATGGAGCCATTTGAGGCCCAACGAATCATTTCAG agctgcagcacagCATGATGGCCAACAGGTCTGGGAGTGGAGATGGCAGCCAGTTATATGATAATCCATATGAGGAGAGGACTCGGCAGCATCATCGAGCTGCTCCACCTCAGAACATTCAGGGAGGGCTGGTAGAGGACAAGGAGAGCAGGCTGCCTCAGGACGATGAGAGGCCAGCTGATGAATACGACCAGCCATGGGAGTGGAAGAAGGACAACATCTCTAAAGCCCTGGCAG TTCAGTTTGAAGGGGCAGAAAGGGAACGCTCATGGGCTCAGACAGAACAGTCCAGGCTTACTAAGACAGGTGCTACATCTACCACATCAGAGGCAACTACACTCCGTCTTGTAGGTGACATACCTCCTCTGCTGGGGGAGAGAGTGGATCCATCTCTGCCGCTGGAGAAGCAAGT GTGGTACCATGGAGCCCTGAGCCGCGCTGAGGCGGAGAGTCTACTGACTCTGTGCAAGGAGAGCTCCTATCTGGTGAGGAATAGCCAGACATGCCGGAAtgacttttctctctctctaag GAGCTGCAAAGGCTTCATGCATATGAAGTTCACCCAGTCTGCAGACGGTTGCTATGTGCTTGGAGAGAACAGCCCTCCGTTCACGACCATCCCTGAGGTCATCACCTACTACACAACACACAAGCTGCCAATCAGAGGAGCTGAGCACATGTCCCTGCTGTATCCTGTCCCAGTGCAGACCCTCTGA
- the shda gene encoding src homology 2 domain containing transforming protein D, a isoform X2 → MAKWLKDYLNFGSRRDPPQPPRPDYSESEILRAYRAQKELDFEDPYQHSDKEHQNGGFGFCNATVKVVSPKHRLIKVDSQEFGRCKIPLSPVTVQEEPVVPSAPAASEADADYADPFDAHPHPRAGINREPKSAPADCCSYMEPFEAQRIISELQHSMMANRSGSGDGSQLYDNPYEERTRQHHRAAPPQNIQGGLVEDKESRLPQDDERPADEYDQPWEWKKDNISKALAVQFEGAERERSWAQTEQSRLTKTGATSTTSEATTLRLVGDIPPLLGERVDPSLPLEKQVWYHGALSRAEAESLLTLCKESSYLVRNSQTCRNDFSLSLRSCKGFMHMKFTQSADGCYVLGENSPPFTTIPEVITYYTTHKLPIRGAEHMSLLYPVPVQTL, encoded by the exons ATGGCAAAGTGGCTGAAGGACTACTTGAATTTTGGCAGCAGGCGTGATCCTCCACAACCCCCGAGGCCAGATTACAGTGAGAGTGAGATTTTAAGGGCCTACAGAGCTCAGAAGGAGCTAGATTTTGAGGACCCATACCAACACTCTGATAAGGAGCACCAGAATGGCGGTTTTGGCTTCTGTAATGCTACT GTAAAAGTTGTATCTCCAAAACACAGACTGATTAAAGTAGACTCTCAGGAGTTTGGTCGCTGTAAAATCCCTCTGAGTCCTGTGACTGTTCAAGAGGAACCT GTGGTTCCCTCTGCCCCAGCAGCGTCAGAGGCTGACGCAGATTACGCTGATCCTTTTGATGCACATCCACACCCAAGAGCTGGAATAAACCGGGAGCCCAAATCTGCACCAGCAGATTGCTGTAGTTACATGGAGCCATTTGAGGCCCAACGAATCATTTCAG agctgcagcacagCATGATGGCCAACAGGTCTGGGAGTGGAGATGGCAGCCAGTTATATGATAATCCATATGAGGAGAGGACTCGGCAGCATCATCGAGCTGCTCCACCTCAGAACATTCAGGGAGGGCTGGTAGAGGACAAGGAGAGCAGGCTGCCTCAGGACGATGAGAGGCCAGCTGATGAATACGACCAGCCATGGGAGTGGAAGAAGGACAACATCTCTAAAGCCCTGGCAG TTCAGTTTGAAGGGGCAGAAAGGGAACGCTCATGGGCTCAGACAGAACAGTCCAGGCTTACTAAGACAGGTGCTACATCTACCACATCAGAGGCAACTACACTCCGTCTTGTAGGTGACATACCTCCTCTGCTGGGGGAGAGAGTGGATCCATCTCTGCCGCTGGAGAAGCAAGT GTGGTACCATGGAGCCCTGAGCCGCGCTGAGGCGGAGAGTCTACTGACTCTGTGCAAGGAGAGCTCCTATCTGGTGAGGAATAGCCAGACATGCCGGAAtgacttttctctctctctaag GAGCTGCAAAGGCTTCATGCATATGAAGTTCACCCAGTCTGCAGACGGTTGCTATGTGCTTGGAGAGAACAGCCCTCCGTTCACGACCATCCCTGAGGTCATCACCTACTACACAACACACAAGCTGCCAATCAGAGGAGCTGAGCACATGTCCCTGCTGTATCCTGTCCCAGTGCAGACCCTCTGA
- the LOC115773008 gene encoding cocaine- and amphetamine-regulated transcript protein-like, whose product MCLNTMVSARTLLLAVTCCYTYLWLVRAEDSSLETRSLDFTVKAQQEKDLIDALQEVLEKLRSKEMPLEKKHGWLPSCDAGEPCAVRKGARIGTLCSCPRGTSCNFYVLKCL is encoded by the exons ATGTGTCTGAACACCATGGTCAGTGCGCGGACTCTCCTCCTCGCAGTCACCTGCTGCTACACCTACCTGTGGCTCGTTCGCGCAGAAGATTCCTCATTGGAGACGCGCTCGTTGGATTTCACAGTGAAAGCCCAACAAGAGAAAGACCTG ATTGACGCATTGCAAGAAGTTCTGGAGAAGCTGAGGAGCAAAGAGATGCCTTTAGAGAAAAAGCATGGCTGGTTACCTTCG TGTGACGCAGGGGAGCCTTGCGCCGTGCGTAAAGGCGCGCGTATTGGCACGCTGTGTAGCTGTCCACGGGGGACTTCTTGTAACTTCTATGTTCTCAAATGTTTGTGA